The genomic DNA TCGCTCGAAGGAGCATGTGGCATCGTATTGACGAATCATACACGTAGCGTATTTTTCAGCTTAGATACTTTAGTCTAGCGAAAAAAATACGAGAGTGGGGAAATTATGATTGCCCGAAGGATAATTTGGCAAAAAAAAGACTCTTCTTACACATAGCGTTTTGTTTAGGACTTAATTGTTACTAACTAAACAAAACAAAGAAGAGCAGGATTGCTAAATGAAGAATCCTACTCCACGTTTTGTTTAGTCGTTTTTAAGACTTAAACTAAAACGAAGGTAGGGAGAATTGATGGACGAGAGGATTATTCGTTATTTCTTCAGCGACATATAGCGTAGTTAGTTTTTTCGTAAACTAACTGAAAGCTACATGTGAGCTCGTAGTTAGTTTACAACACAAAAAGGACTACTAACTACGGAAAGAAGGAATAACGATGAGGAACATCCAAAGTCGACAAATTATTAAAGAAGTTTTTATGGTTTTAATCGGTTCATTTATTTTAGCAGCAGCGCTATATCACATTCACTTCCAAAACCACTTAACAGAAGGTGGCTTTGTAGGTATTGCACTATTCATCCAAAATTTTTATGATATTTCACCATCTATTTCAACTGTAATCATGGATATCCCAATTATTTTACTGTGTGCTTCATTTTTAGGTAGAAAAATGGTTGGTTATTCATTCCTAGGTTCGATTTCATTCGGAGTATTTTATTCTCTTATGGAAAATTATTCTCCATTTACGGTAGATTTATCAAATAATTTATTTGTAGCTGCAATAGTTGGCGGTGCGTTAGCTGGTATTGGACTCGGTTTTATATTGCGATTTGGCGGTGCAACCGGTGGAGAC from Bacillus basilensis includes the following:
- a CDS encoding YitT family protein, producing MRNIQSRQIIKEVFMVLIGSFILAAALYHIHFQNHLTEGGFVGIALFIQNFYDISPSISTVIMDIPIILLCASFLGRKMVGYSFLGSISFGVFYSLMENYSPFTVDLSNNLFVAAIVGGALAGIGLGFILRFGGATGGDDILTIVISKRTRFTIGQIFFVFDAIVLALSLYYLNWTEIAFTILSIAIQAKTLDLIYYPKAEKTAEKQPVSVPMPKKHATN